Proteins encoded within one genomic window of Streptomyces sp. NBC_01314:
- a CDS encoding ABC transporter permease yields the protein MTSPPSPPSPSAPRPRRPRPPKRLGPRGGLGEHFIGAYGLLILTVLLVLVFSLALPRTFPTLDTVDSILSTQSIPAVLALAAMVPIVTGAFDLSIGYGLGLAHVMVLYLVVDAGWPWPLACLAVIAGGTVVGVLNGVVVEFGRIDSFIATLGTGSMMFAVTGWITDGGRIVPGPQGLPPAFTDLYTSTFLGLPVPAFYVLALTVALWLVLERLPIGRYLYVVGSNPRAADLVGIPVRKYTVCAFAASGLIVGFAGVLLAAQQQIGNPSVGLDYLLPAFVGALLGSTAIKPGRPNALGTLVAVAVLAVGLTGIAQMGADFWIVPLFHGGTLLLAVGLAGYAARRRTRTGVVAARDAPAVTARPPGGAP from the coding sequence GTGACCAGCCCACCCTCCCCACCCTCGCCGTCCGCGCCGCGCCCGCGTCGACCGCGCCCGCCGAAACGGCTCGGCCCCCGTGGAGGCCTCGGCGAACACTTCATCGGCGCCTACGGCCTCCTCATCCTCACCGTCCTGCTCGTCCTGGTCTTCTCCCTGGCCCTGCCGCGGACCTTCCCCACCCTGGACACCGTCGACTCGATCCTCTCCACCCAGTCGATCCCGGCCGTCCTCGCGCTCGCCGCCATGGTCCCCATCGTGACCGGCGCGTTCGACCTCTCCATCGGCTACGGACTCGGCCTGGCGCACGTCATGGTGCTGTACCTCGTCGTCGACGCCGGCTGGCCCTGGCCGCTCGCCTGCCTCGCCGTGATCGCCGGAGGGACGGTCGTGGGCGTCCTCAACGGGGTCGTCGTCGAGTTCGGCCGGATCGACTCCTTCATCGCCACCCTCGGGACCGGCAGCATGATGTTCGCCGTCACCGGCTGGATCACCGACGGCGGCCGGATCGTCCCCGGCCCCCAGGGCCTCCCGCCCGCCTTCACCGACCTCTACACCTCCACGTTCCTCGGTCTCCCGGTCCCCGCCTTCTACGTGCTCGCGCTCACGGTCGCCCTCTGGCTGGTGCTGGAGCGGCTGCCCATCGGCCGCTACCTGTACGTCGTCGGATCGAACCCGCGCGCCGCCGACCTGGTCGGCATCCCCGTCCGCAAGTACACCGTCTGTGCCTTCGCCGCGTCCGGCCTGATCGTCGGCTTCGCCGGGGTGCTGCTCGCGGCCCAGCAACAGATCGGCAACCCGAGCGTCGGCCTGGACTATCTGCTGCCCGCCTTCGTCGGGGCCCTCCTCGGCTCCACCGCGATCAAACCAGGCCGCCCCAACGCCCTGGGCACCCTCGTCGCCGTCGCCGTCCTGGCCGTCGGCCTCACCGGCATCGCCCAGATGGGCGCCGACTTCTGGATCGTGCCGCTGTTCCACGGCGGCACCCTGCTCCTCGCCGTCGGCCTCGCCGGATACGCCGCCCGTCGCCGGACGCGCACCGGCGTCGTCGCGGCCCGCGACGCGCCCGCCGTGACAGCGCGGCCGCCGGGCGGTGCCCCATGA
- a CDS encoding PP2C family protein-serine/threonine phosphatase has protein sequence MREPHIDYAEVFRALPGMVALLTPDLVYADANEDFLRLAGRSREQLLGRYIFDVFPENPNEPAAAGMRETRESMLRTVATGERDTMALLRYDIEDPRRPGLWQEHYWSPVNAPVLGPDGKVTLIVHRVEEVTELIRARGGPGGDSRAQVLEAELYTRARELQEVNERLRTAHAHEREVALALQAAMLPPPGPTGQHDAAVRYRPAIGALNVCGDWYDLVGLPGEGLAVAVGDVVGHGLAAACVMGQLRSALSGATRVCDGPAQALEALDLYARSVEGAESTTVVTTFIDWDSHTITYSCAGHPPPALVHPDGTVTFLDGATDPPLAARPTHAARPQARTPFVEDSTLVLYTDGLIERRAEGIDTGLRRLADSLAHHRKHDPETLADALLADLLPPSGNTDDTALIVLRL, from the coding sequence ATGAGGGAACCGCATATCGACTATGCGGAGGTCTTCCGGGCACTGCCCGGCATGGTGGCGCTGCTCACGCCCGACCTCGTGTACGCCGACGCCAACGAGGACTTCCTGCGGCTTGCCGGGCGCTCCCGCGAGCAGCTCCTCGGCCGCTACATCTTCGACGTCTTCCCCGAGAACCCGAACGAACCGGCCGCGGCCGGCATGCGGGAGACCCGGGAGTCGATGCTGCGCACGGTGGCCACCGGCGAGCGCGACACGATGGCGCTGCTCCGCTACGACATCGAGGACCCGCGGCGCCCCGGCCTCTGGCAGGAGCACTACTGGAGCCCGGTCAACGCACCCGTCCTCGGCCCCGACGGGAAGGTGACGCTGATCGTCCACCGGGTCGAGGAGGTCACCGAACTCATCCGCGCCCGGGGCGGCCCGGGCGGCGACAGCCGGGCCCAGGTGCTGGAGGCCGAGCTGTACACCCGCGCCCGCGAGCTGCAGGAGGTCAACGAACGGCTGCGCACGGCGCATGCCCACGAACGCGAGGTCGCCCTGGCCCTGCAGGCGGCGATGCTGCCCCCGCCCGGCCCGACCGGGCAGCACGACGCGGCCGTACGGTACCGGCCGGCCATCGGCGCGCTGAACGTGTGCGGCGACTGGTACGACCTGGTCGGCCTGCCCGGCGAGGGCCTCGCGGTGGCCGTGGGCGACGTGGTCGGCCACGGCCTGGCGGCGGCCTGCGTCATGGGGCAGCTGCGCAGCGCCCTGAGCGGGGCCACCCGCGTCTGTGACGGTCCCGCCCAGGCCCTGGAGGCCCTCGACCTCTACGCCCGCTCCGTCGAGGGCGCCGAGTCGACCACCGTCGTGACGACCTTCATCGACTGGGACAGCCACACCATCACCTACAGCTGCGCGGGCCACCCGCCGCCCGCCCTGGTGCACCCCGACGGCACCGTCACGTTCCTCGACGGCGCCACCGACCCTCCGCTCGCCGCCCGGCCCACCCACGCCGCCCGCCCCCAGGCCCGCACACCGTTCGTCGAGGACTCCACCCTGGTCCTGTACACGGACGGACTGATCGAACGCCGTGCCGAGGGCATCGACACGGGTCTGCGGCGCCTCGCCGACTCCCTGGCCCATCACCGGAAGCACGACCCCGAGACCCTGGCCGACGCCCTCCTGGCCGATCTGCTTCCGCCCTCCGGCAACACCGACGACACCGCGCTGATCGTCCTGCGTCTGTGA
- a CDS encoding sugar ABC transporter ATP-binding protein — protein MHDAHDTSAQPAPPSGPEPLIRVRGLIKRFGGTLALAGVDLDVHAGSVLALLGPNGAGKSTLIKILAGVHHADAGRITVDGQPLGSHAASHHMSFIHQDLGLVEWMTVAENIALSTGYARRAGLISWRRTRDRCTEALTLVGGHLDPDAPIARLAPAERSLVAIARALATHAKVIVLDEPTARLPAADCARLFRVLHTLRDRGHGILYVSHRLDEVYEVADTFAVLRDGRLVSHGSTAGHSPVRLVRDITGEEAAGHRPVTAPAGGPLVPAGGPAVLALHGVRTSGAGAVDLELRSGEALGLVGLSGAGHMDLGRALAGALPLLGGRVLLDGVPYRPRTVADAVGHGVAFVPGDRQREGCLAELTVRENLLANPRAGDGPTPRWIGPRRERAEAAALIERFSVRPRDSEAPIATLSGGNQQKVMIGRWLRTGLRLLILEEPTASVDIGAKAAIHRLLDEALAGGLAVLLISTDFEEVAGVCGRALVFVRGAVTAELTGPALTVAGLTRAASAMPSAGTATNP, from the coding sequence GTGCACGACGCTCACGACACCTCTGCGCAGCCGGCCCCGCCCAGCGGGCCGGAACCGCTGATCCGTGTCCGCGGCCTCATCAAACGGTTCGGTGGCACCCTCGCACTGGCCGGGGTCGACCTCGACGTCCACGCGGGCAGCGTTCTCGCGCTCCTCGGCCCCAACGGAGCCGGAAAGTCCACTCTCATCAAGATCCTCGCCGGCGTCCACCACGCCGACGCCGGGCGGATCACCGTGGACGGGCAGCCACTCGGCAGCCACGCCGCCTCCCACCACATGTCCTTCATCCACCAGGACCTCGGCCTCGTGGAGTGGATGACGGTCGCGGAGAACATCGCCCTGAGCACCGGGTACGCCCGCCGCGCCGGACTCATCTCCTGGCGGCGCACCCGGGACCGCTGCACCGAGGCCCTGACGCTCGTCGGCGGACACCTCGACCCCGACGCGCCCATCGCCCGCCTCGCCCCCGCCGAGCGGTCCCTGGTCGCCATCGCCCGCGCCCTGGCCACCCACGCGAAGGTCATCGTCCTCGACGAACCGACCGCCCGCCTCCCCGCCGCGGACTGCGCCCGCCTCTTCCGCGTCCTGCACACCCTGCGCGACCGCGGCCACGGCATCCTCTACGTCAGCCACCGCCTCGACGAGGTGTACGAGGTCGCCGACACCTTCGCCGTCCTGCGCGACGGCCGCCTCGTCAGCCACGGCTCGACCGCGGGCCACAGCCCCGTCCGCCTGGTGCGTGACATCACCGGCGAGGAAGCGGCCGGCCACCGCCCCGTCACCGCACCGGCCGGCGGCCCCCTGGTCCCGGCGGGCGGCCCCGCCGTGCTGGCCCTCCACGGCGTACGGACCTCCGGCGCGGGAGCGGTCGACCTGGAGCTGAGATCCGGGGAGGCCCTCGGCCTGGTCGGTCTCTCGGGCGCCGGGCACATGGACCTCGGCCGGGCCCTCGCCGGTGCCCTCCCCCTCCTCGGGGGACGGGTCCTCCTCGACGGCGTCCCGTACCGCCCCCGTACGGTCGCCGACGCCGTCGGACACGGTGTCGCCTTCGTACCCGGCGACCGACAGCGGGAGGGCTGCCTCGCCGAGCTGACCGTACGGGAGAACCTGTTGGCCAACCCCCGCGCCGGAGACGGGCCGACGCCGCGCTGGATCGGCCCCCGCCGTGAACGCGCCGAGGCCGCCGCCCTGATCGAACGGTTCTCGGTGCGGCCCCGCGACAGCGAGGCCCCCATCGCCACCCTGTCGGGCGGCAACCAGCAGAAGGTCATGATCGGCCGCTGGCTCCGGACCGGGCTGCGCCTGCTGATCCTGGAGGAGCCGACGGCGAGCGTGGACATCGGCGCCAAGGCGGCCATCCACCGCCTGCTCGACGAGGCGCTCGCCGGAGGTCTCGCGGTCCTCCTCATCTCCACCGACTTCGAGGAGGTCGCGGGGGTGTGCGGGCGCGCCCTGGTCTTCGTCCGCGGAGCCGTGACGGCCGAGCTGACCGGACCGGCCCTCACGGTCGCGGGACTGACCCGGGCGGCCTCGGCCATGCCCTCCGCCGGAACCGCGACGAACCCGTGA
- a CDS encoding sensor histidine kinase, which translates to MTQYIQNPALWALLVVTLFAAALIVRQRRAARKLRQEIAGLRNHYGELESQYSDSVRSAQQEAEGETRTALKSAMRTLQGLAAEQQRIISGLQRKYGDSVMLQDLLEIDHMNAQFGRRAQSIAVLCEGWLGRHRDVASVYDVVRSAQGRIRHFQRAHILSKVDFGVTSRAVEPVALALAELLDNATSYSSPDTVVEINVRSVPKGVCIIVDDAGVGMNEEEKARAEKLLTSERVTGVSGLGNPPQFGFAVIGVLCERFGFTVSVDSTSPYGGVRAVVLLPDDLLTSMPEPKQPTVSMDSVAPREEPSVVETRPSVYEPTPEPSLPVATTEDGLPKRRRKRPMALVSTSPSAPAAPKRRSEETAAIMAAFKQGTDAGRATHPEAGERPGGTRDASSEGHEVQ; encoded by the coding sequence ATGACGCAATACATACAAAATCCGGCGCTCTGGGCACTCCTTGTCGTAACCCTTTTCGCCGCCGCCCTCATCGTTCGTCAGCGACGGGCGGCGCGGAAATTACGGCAGGAGATCGCAGGGCTCAGAAACCACTACGGTGAGTTGGAGAGCCAATACTCGGATTCCGTCCGCTCGGCCCAGCAGGAAGCCGAGGGGGAGACGAGGACAGCCCTGAAGTCCGCCATGCGGACACTGCAGGGTCTCGCCGCCGAGCAGCAGCGCATCATCTCCGGGCTGCAGCGCAAGTACGGCGACTCCGTCATGCTCCAGGACCTCCTGGAGATCGACCACATGAACGCACAGTTCGGCCGGCGGGCCCAGTCCATCGCCGTGCTGTGCGAGGGCTGGCTCGGCCGGCACCGTGATGTGGCCTCGGTCTACGACGTCGTCCGCAGCGCCCAGGGCAGGATCCGCCATTTCCAGCGGGCGCACATCCTGTCGAAGGTCGACTTCGGCGTCACCAGCCGGGCCGTCGAACCGGTGGCGCTGGCCCTCGCGGAGCTGCTCGACAACGCGACCAGCTACTCCAGCCCGGACACCGTGGTCGAGATCAACGTCCGGTCCGTGCCCAAGGGCGTCTGCATCATCGTCGACGACGCCGGTGTCGGCATGAACGAGGAGGAGAAGGCCAGGGCCGAGAAGCTCCTGACGAGCGAGCGGGTCACGGGCGTCTCCGGCCTGGGCAACCCGCCGCAGTTCGGCTTCGCGGTGATCGGTGTGCTCTGCGAGCGGTTCGGCTTCACGGTGTCGGTGGACTCCACCTCCCCCTACGGAGGGGTGCGGGCGGTCGTGCTGCTGCCCGACGACCTGCTCACCAGCATGCCGGAGCCGAAGCAGCCGACGGTGTCGATGGACTCGGTGGCGCCGAGGGAGGAGCCGTCGGTCGTCGAGACACGTCCCTCGGTGTACGAGCCCACCCCCGAGCCCTCGCTGCCCGTCGCCACGACCGAGGACGGTCTGCCCAAGCGGCGGCGCAAGCGGCCGATGGCCCTGGTCTCGACCAGCCCGTCCGCCCCGGCCGCCCCGAAGCGCCGCAGCGAGGAGACGGCAGCGATCATGGCCGCCTTCAAGCAGGGCACGGACGCCGGCCGCGCCACACATCCGGAGGCGGGGGAGCGGCCGGGCGGTACCCGTGACGCAAGCAGCGAAGGGCACGAGGTCCAATGA
- a CDS encoding substrate-binding domain-containing protein: MLTVTTALLAGCERGSSGDPDESASGPSGCPKAHAEARSAVDRAERTDVPWNGPTTGPSAVTGRTIVYVAQTMTNPGVAGAAEGVREASRVIGWNVRVIDGGGTPAGIQAAMSEAVTLRPSGIVIGGFDPGTTSQQNARAEQAGIPLIGWHAVAAPGPSRRPALFTNVTTQVEDVARISAQWIISTSGGDAGVVIFTDASIPFAKNKSDLIRKELATCAGVKLLAYQNIPISDASSRTPREVSSLLSRFQNTWTHSAAINDLYFADAAPAFRAAGKDGAGPPFNIGAGDGDPSAFQRVNSDQYQAATVPEPLTQQGWQIIDEFNRAFSGRPASGYVAPVHISTADNSEGATSWDPSGYREGYRKIWGR; encoded by the coding sequence CTGCTGACCGTGACGACCGCCCTGCTCGCCGGATGCGAACGCGGCTCGTCCGGTGACCCGGACGAGTCCGCCTCGGGCCCGAGCGGCTGCCCGAAGGCCCACGCGGAGGCCCGGAGCGCCGTCGACCGGGCGGAACGGACCGACGTCCCCTGGAACGGCCCGACCACCGGCCCCAGTGCCGTGACCGGCAGAACCATCGTGTACGTCGCCCAGACCATGACCAACCCCGGAGTCGCGGGCGCCGCCGAGGGCGTCCGCGAAGCCTCACGGGTCATCGGCTGGAACGTCCGGGTGATCGACGGCGGCGGCACCCCCGCCGGCATCCAGGCGGCGATGAGCGAGGCAGTGACCCTCCGCCCCTCGGGCATCGTCATCGGCGGCTTCGACCCCGGCACGACCTCGCAGCAGAACGCACGCGCCGAGCAGGCGGGCATCCCCCTCATCGGCTGGCACGCGGTCGCCGCACCCGGCCCCAGCCGGCGCCCCGCCCTCTTCACCAACGTCACCACCCAGGTCGAGGACGTGGCCAGGATCAGCGCGCAATGGATCATCTCGACCTCCGGCGGCGACGCCGGAGTCGTGATCTTCACCGACGCCTCGATCCCCTTCGCCAAGAACAAGTCCGACCTGATCAGAAAGGAACTCGCCACCTGCGCGGGCGTGAAACTCCTGGCGTACCAGAACATCCCGATCTCCGACGCGAGCAGCCGCACGCCCCGCGAGGTCTCCTCGCTCCTCTCCCGCTTCCAGAACACCTGGACCCACTCCGCCGCCATCAACGACCTGTACTTCGCCGACGCCGCGCCCGCCTTCCGCGCGGCCGGCAAGGACGGCGCGGGCCCGCCCTTCAACATCGGTGCCGGAGACGGCGACCCTTCCGCCTTCCAGCGCGTCAACAGCGACCAGTACCAGGCGGCCACCGTCCCCGAGCCGCTCACCCAGCAGGGCTGGCAGATCATCGACGAGTTCAACCGCGCCTTCTCCGGCCGCCCGGCCAGCGGCTATGTGGCTCCCGTCCACATCAGTACGGCCGACAACAGCGAAGGCGCCACGAGCTGGGACCCGTCGGGCTACCGGGAGGGGTACCGGAAGATCTGGGGCAGGTGA
- a CDS encoding FAD-binding protein, with the protein MSHKEHGAVNRRQFLSRFGAGTIALVAGFDLVSRQWVTEAAAAENSAFATAPSLDGTLTFDAESLAANAHDQGNIVFRRPCAVLRPGSVQDIRKMVGFCADHGIEVAPAGAHHAMFGQPLVSGGLVIEMRSLNTIHSIGTDGADVDAGVLWQDVIEAAYEQGLTPASITSYIRTTVGGTLSMGGIGMMSAYRAGAQVDHARRLQVVTGDGRLKWCSGTQNSDLFEAALAGLGQCGVITRATIDLVPAKQLARTYRIGYTDIPTFFQDTRTLANRGEFDSLGSIPQPGTAQPLTLWATVFHNPGDAPDASHLLRGLSPAAATAAFEDSPYLDYISLVTNMYDSFAANLDWDAKVKPWSDLFLPDGAVEEYVESVFSSLTAEDLGPTGFGLVFPMLRSSYGRPLLRLPSGASGPWVWLVSVLTDAAGSGPDPEFAARMMDRNYRFYQEAAAVGGVRYPHGACAFTEADWQAHYGPMWAQFTSWKNQYDPRGILTPGPGIF; encoded by the coding sequence ATGTCACACAAAGAGCACGGTGCCGTCAACAGGCGTCAGTTCCTGTCCCGGTTCGGAGCCGGGACCATAGCGCTCGTGGCCGGATTCGACCTGGTCTCCCGGCAATGGGTCACGGAGGCCGCGGCTGCGGAGAACTCCGCTTTCGCCACCGCGCCCTCTCTCGACGGCACTCTCACGTTCGACGCGGAGTCCCTCGCGGCGAACGCGCACGACCAGGGCAACATCGTGTTCAGAAGACCGTGCGCGGTACTCCGGCCGGGTTCCGTCCAGGACATCCGGAAAATGGTCGGTTTCTGCGCCGACCACGGCATCGAGGTCGCACCGGCCGGCGCACACCACGCGATGTTCGGCCAACCGCTCGTCAGCGGTGGCCTGGTCATCGAGATGCGGTCGCTGAACACGATCCACTCGATCGGCACGGACGGCGCCGACGTCGACGCCGGAGTGCTGTGGCAGGACGTGATCGAGGCCGCGTACGAGCAGGGCCTCACACCGGCGTCGATCACCAGCTACATCAGGACGACGGTCGGCGGGACCCTGTCCATGGGCGGCATCGGAATGATGTCGGCCTACCGGGCCGGCGCACAGGTCGACCACGCCCGTCGGCTCCAGGTGGTCACGGGCGACGGTCGGCTGAAGTGGTGCTCCGGCACGCAGAACAGCGACCTGTTCGAGGCGGCCCTCGCCGGACTCGGGCAGTGCGGTGTGATCACGCGCGCGACCATCGACCTGGTTCCGGCCAAGCAGCTGGCCCGCACGTACCGGATCGGGTACACGGACATACCGACGTTCTTCCAGGACACCCGCACCCTGGCGAACCGGGGCGAGTTCGACTCGCTCGGCAGCATTCCCCAGCCGGGCACGGCACAGCCCCTGACGCTGTGGGCCACCGTCTTCCACAACCCGGGTGACGCGCCCGACGCGTCCCACCTGCTCCGCGGGCTCAGCCCCGCAGCGGCCACGGCGGCCTTCGAGGACTCCCCCTATCTCGACTACATCTCCCTCGTCACCAACATGTACGACTCCTTCGCGGCGAACCTGGACTGGGACGCGAAGGTCAAGCCCTGGTCGGATTTGTTCCTGCCGGACGGCGCCGTCGAGGAGTACGTCGAGTCGGTGTTCTCGTCGTTGACCGCCGAGGACCTGGGCCCGACAGGTTTCGGGCTGGTCTTCCCGATGCTGCGTTCCAGCTACGGCCGGCCGCTGCTGCGGCTTCCCAGCGGGGCGAGCGGGCCCTGGGTCTGGCTGGTCAGCGTGCTCACCGACGCGGCCGGGTCCGGCCCCGATCCCGAGTTCGCGGCACGGATGATGGACCGCAACTACCGCTTCTACCAGGAGGCGGCCGCCGTCGGCGGCGTGCGCTACCCACACGGCGCCTGCGCGTTCACCGAAGCCGACTGGCAGGCGCACTACGGCCCGATGTGGGCGCAGTTCACCTCGTGGAAGAACCAGTACGACCCGCGCGGCATCCTGACCCCGGGTCCGGGCATCTTCTGA
- a CDS encoding SpoIIE family protein phosphatase — protein MVRSDGQSIFTGRATDGTGPTPFRDTGPTLFRERFLQGESLETGVRTSILSSWQRCRSLGLSPDRSDLPFRDDFDRDDRIARAAAPVLDRLESRFAGSAMNISVADANGTVLLRRFGKASLARGLPDIQTVPGFVFAERFAGTNGIGLALAERRPIRVYGAEHFAERSQASACRALPVRDPLSGLIEGVLCFGYPRGFEHPALDAVIRKAAAAIERRLLRQSSVRARSLLRAYLDAGVEAGAGPRHGVGVDELVLGLRPADRAALLEKAAELISRAQRAAVDVPLTDGRRVTLVSRPMTSASGVEGIAVEAVLPGAAGHEPFAPRLAGQVLSLPAEPVRPVVSADTPAVRRLPRTPLTVAPGPLAAVPAPGHLRDAAPSVGITAAVDGVTDGVLTDGVTADGSPAPERGLLMVGEPHVGTYALAARRRLELLSEASARIGTTLDVRRTAQELAETAVPRLADYVTIDLAEPVLRGEEAADPRGDLRRTVVHGIRDDLPFSPVGKQVDYGPTIAQLRSLTSGKAVLEPDLKTAVGWLAQDPEHTDRLLSHVHSLIAVPLVARGVVLGVAAFYRAQDPAPFGDDDRSLAQELATRAALSIDNARRYTRERTMVLALQRSLLPQGLPDQDSVEVAHRYLPAESDVGGDWYDVIPLSGTRIGLFVGDVVGHGMLSAATMGRVRTAARSFAELDFPPDEVLTHLDNLVGRLDREDPVSDGGGIIGATCLYAVYDPTSQQCTLARAGHPPPALVGPDGTVTFPELPAGPPLGLGGLPFEAVDIHLPEGSQLVLYTDGLIEDRNRDVDVVLDQLREALADPERAPEETCRVVLDTVAPAHPGDDIALLVARTHAFDPRRIATWELPADPARVSEVRAAALRQLADWGLDEAAFAAELMLSELVTNAVRHAAGPIRVRLLRDRSLICEVSDTSSTAPHLRRAATTDEGGRGLFLVAQLSQSWGTRYTPEGKVIWAECGLDGA, from the coding sequence GTGGTGCGGTCCGACGGCCAGTCGATATTCACGGGACGTGCGACAGACGGCACGGGCCCCACGCCTTTCCGTGACACGGGCCCCACCCTGTTCCGTGAGCGCTTTCTGCAGGGCGAGTCGCTGGAGACCGGCGTACGCACGTCGATCCTCAGCTCCTGGCAGCGGTGCCGGTCCCTGGGGCTGTCGCCGGACCGGTCCGACCTTCCCTTCCGGGACGACTTCGACCGGGACGACCGGATCGCCCGTGCGGCCGCACCGGTGCTCGACCGGCTGGAGTCCAGGTTCGCCGGCAGTGCCATGAACATCTCCGTCGCCGACGCCAACGGCACCGTTCTCCTGCGCCGCTTCGGCAAGGCGTCGCTGGCCAGAGGGCTTCCGGACATCCAGACCGTCCCCGGGTTCGTGTTCGCCGAACGGTTCGCCGGTACCAACGGCATCGGTCTCGCCCTGGCGGAACGGCGGCCGATCCGGGTCTACGGCGCCGAGCACTTCGCCGAACGCTCCCAGGCCAGCGCCTGCCGCGCGCTTCCCGTGCGCGACCCGCTCAGCGGCCTCATCGAGGGCGTCCTGTGCTTCGGATATCCGCGAGGCTTCGAGCACCCGGCACTGGACGCCGTGATCCGCAAGGCGGCGGCGGCCATCGAGCGGCGGCTGCTGAGGCAGAGTTCCGTGCGTGCGCGTTCCCTGCTGCGGGCGTACCTGGACGCCGGGGTCGAGGCCGGCGCGGGCCCGCGCCACGGCGTCGGCGTCGACGAACTGGTCCTCGGGCTGCGCCCCGCCGACCGGGCGGCCCTCCTGGAGAAGGCCGCCGAGCTGATCTCCCGCGCACAGCGGGCCGCCGTCGACGTACCCCTGACGGACGGCCGACGGGTGACGCTCGTGAGCCGCCCGATGACCAGTGCCTCCGGAGTGGAGGGCATCGCCGTCGAGGCCGTGCTTCCCGGTGCGGCAGGGCACGAGCCCTTCGCCCCTCGCCTGGCCGGGCAGGTGCTGAGCCTCCCCGCCGAACCCGTGCGGCCCGTCGTGTCCGCCGACACCCCGGCCGTCCGGCGCTTGCCGAGGACCCCCCTCACCGTGGCGCCCGGTCCGCTCGCCGCCGTCCCGGCCCCCGGTCATCTGCGCGACGCCGCACCATCCGTCGGCATCACCGCGGCCGTCGACGGAGTCACCGACGGCGTCCTGACCGACGGCGTCACCGCCGACGGCTCCCCGGCCCCGGAGAGAGGTCTCCTGATGGTGGGGGAGCCTCATGTCGGCACCTACGCGCTGGCCGCGCGCCGCCGTCTGGAGCTGCTGTCCGAGGCCAGTGCCCGGATCGGAACCACCCTGGACGTGCGCCGCACCGCCCAGGAACTCGCCGAGACGGCGGTCCCGCGCCTCGCCGACTACGTCACCATCGACCTCGCCGAGCCCGTCCTGCGCGGCGAGGAGGCCGCTGACCCGCGCGGCGACCTGCGCCGCACGGTGGTCCACGGCATCCGCGACGACCTCCCCTTCAGCCCGGTCGGCAAGCAGGTCGACTACGGCCCGACCATCGCGCAGCTGCGCTCTCTGACCAGCGGGAAAGCGGTGCTGGAGCCGGATCTGAAGACGGCCGTGGGCTGGCTCGCGCAGGACCCCGAGCACACCGACCGCCTGCTGAGCCACGTCCACTCCCTCATCGCGGTCCCCCTGGTCGCCCGCGGCGTCGTGCTGGGAGTCGCCGCCTTCTACCGCGCACAGGACCCCGCCCCCTTCGGGGACGACGACCGCTCGCTGGCCCAGGAACTCGCCACCCGCGCTGCCCTGTCCATCGACAACGCCCGGCGCTACACCCGCGAACGCACCATGGTCCTGGCCCTGCAGCGCAGCCTGCTCCCGCAGGGACTCCCCGACCAGGACTCCGTCGAGGTCGCCCATCGCTACCTGCCCGCCGAATCCGACGTCGGCGGCGACTGGTACGACGTCATACCCCTCTCCGGCACCCGTATCGGCCTCTTCGTCGGTGACGTCGTCGGCCACGGCATGCTCTCCGCCGCCACCATGGGCCGCGTCCGCACGGCCGCCCGCAGCTTCGCCGAACTCGACTTCCCACCCGACGAGGTCCTCACCCACCTCGACAACCTCGTGGGTCGACTGGACCGGGAGGACCCCGTCTCCGACGGCGGCGGCATCATCGGTGCGACCTGCCTGTACGCCGTCTACGACCCGACCTCGCAGCAGTGCACCCTGGCCCGCGCCGGCCACCCGCCGCCCGCACTGGTCGGCCCCGACGGCACCGTGACGTTCCCCGAACTGCCCGCCGGACCTCCACTCGGCCTCGGAGGGCTGCCCTTCGAAGCCGTCGACATCCACCTGCCCGAGGGCAGTCAGCTGGTCCTCTACACCGACGGGCTCATCGAGGACCGTAACCGTGACGTCGACGTGGTCCTCGACCAGTTGCGTGAGGCTCTGGCCGACCCCGAGCGCGCCCCGGAGGAGACCTGCCGGGTCGTCCTGGACACGGTGGCGCCCGCCCACCCGGGCGACGACATCGCCCTGCTCGTCGCCCGCACCCACGCCTTCGATCCGCGGCGGATCGCCACCTGGGAGCTGCCCGCCGACCCGGCCCGCGTCAGCGAGGTCCGCGCCGCCGCCCTCCGGCAGCTGGCCGACTGGGGGCTCGACGAGGCCGCGTTCGCCGCCGAACTGATGCTCAGCGAGCTGGTCACCAACGCCGTCCGCCACGCCGCCGGGCCCATCCGGGTGCGGCTGCTCCGCGACCGCTCCCTGATCTGCGAGGTGTCCGACACCAGCAGCACCGCCCCGCACCTGCGCCGGGCGGCCACCACCGACGAGGGCGGCCGCGGCCTGTTCCTCGTCGCCCAGCTGTCCCAGAGCTGGGGCACGCGCTACACCCCGGAGGGCAAGGTCATCTGGGCCGAATGCGGACTCGACGGCGCTTGA